The proteins below come from a single Plantactinospora sp. KBS50 genomic window:
- a CDS encoding thiamine pyrophosphate-binding protein, which yields MADSARLVADLIVDRLRAWRVPRVFGYPGDAVAGIVAALCRAGDDPGFVRVRHEEAAGFMATGHAKFTGGVGVCLANDGPGAIRLLPGLYDAKLDGQPVVAIVGEQALAPLGSAYRQGIEPARLFADACGQFLRSARTAEQVPILVDRAFRVAVATRSPTCVVVPDTLQSQTVSDPFPSYGGSGAMAPGLPPARVVPHDSDLNAAAQVIGAGRRVAILVGQGASGAAPEILELADRVEAGVATSLLGKPVLDERLPFHTGVMGHLGGAASTQLMAGCDTLVLIGTNDPWTDFYPMPGQANAVQIDIDGRKLATRYPVEVPLVGDAAGTLRALLPLVPERRNRDWRDLVEASVDRWRAEAVCRTEEPAEPVNPRRVLYELSPRMPLDASVTVDVGSVTYWYAQHLQLPVGVRAQVCGTLAAMGTALPYAVAAKLAAPDRPVIALTGDGAMQMDGLAELVTIADRWSEWSDPRLVVLVLNNRDRAGRIGAGPPSWDPARSQRTGPGAPLPDVPYAGWARLLGLHGIRVDRPELVGAAWDEALAADRPTVVEAVVDPSVALHPPELPFAHLRGAPAAPAEPGDRAMRDALLRERVTATEDLS from the coding sequence ATGGCTGACTCGGCGCGGCTGGTCGCCGACCTGATCGTCGACCGGTTGCGCGCCTGGCGCGTACCGCGGGTGTTCGGCTACCCCGGCGACGCGGTGGCCGGCATCGTCGCGGCGCTGTGCCGAGCCGGCGACGATCCCGGCTTCGTCCGGGTCCGGCACGAGGAGGCGGCCGGGTTCATGGCCACCGGGCACGCGAAGTTCACCGGCGGGGTGGGCGTCTGCCTGGCCAACGACGGCCCGGGTGCGATCCGGCTGCTGCCCGGCCTGTACGACGCCAAACTGGACGGTCAACCGGTGGTGGCCATCGTCGGTGAGCAGGCGCTGGCGCCGCTGGGCAGCGCGTACCGGCAGGGCATCGAACCGGCCCGGCTGTTCGCCGACGCGTGCGGGCAGTTCCTGCGTTCGGCCCGGACCGCCGAACAGGTGCCGATCCTGGTCGACCGGGCGTTCCGGGTCGCCGTGGCCACCCGCAGCCCGACCTGCGTGGTGGTCCCCGACACCCTGCAGAGCCAGACGGTGTCGGACCCGTTCCCGTCCTACGGCGGGTCCGGCGCGATGGCTCCCGGCCTGCCTCCGGCCCGGGTGGTGCCGCACGACAGCGACCTCAACGCCGCCGCGCAGGTGATCGGCGCCGGCCGGCGGGTGGCGATCCTGGTCGGCCAGGGCGCCAGCGGCGCCGCCCCGGAGATCCTGGAACTCGCCGACCGGGTGGAGGCCGGGGTGGCCACCTCGCTGCTCGGCAAGCCGGTGCTGGACGAACGGCTGCCGTTCCACACCGGCGTGATGGGCCACCTCGGCGGCGCCGCCAGCACCCAGCTGATGGCCGGCTGCGACACCCTGGTGCTGATCGGCACCAACGACCCGTGGACCGACTTCTACCCGATGCCCGGGCAGGCCAACGCCGTGCAGATCGACATCGACGGCCGGAAGCTGGCCACCCGCTATCCGGTGGAGGTGCCGCTGGTGGGCGACGCCGCGGGAACCCTGCGGGCGCTGCTGCCGCTGGTGCCGGAGCGGCGCAACCGGGACTGGCGCGACCTCGTCGAGGCATCCGTCGACCGGTGGCGGGCCGAGGCCGTCTGCCGGACCGAGGAGCCGGCCGAGCCGGTCAACCCGCGCCGGGTGCTGTACGAGCTGTCGCCCCGGATGCCGCTGGACGCCTCGGTCACCGTGGACGTCGGCTCGGTCACCTACTGGTACGCCCAGCACCTGCAACTGCCGGTCGGGGTGCGCGCGCAGGTGTGCGGAACCCTGGCGGCGATGGGCACCGCCCTGCCGTACGCGGTGGCCGCGAAGCTCGCCGCGCCGGATCGGCCGGTCATCGCGCTGACCGGCGACGGCGCCATGCAGATGGACGGCCTGGCGGAACTGGTCACCATCGCCGACCGCTGGAGCGAGTGGTCCGATCCCCGGCTCGTGGTCCTGGTGCTCAACAACCGGGACCGGGCCGGCCGGATCGGTGCCGGGCCGCCGTCCTGGGATCCGGCGCGCAGCCAGCGGACCGGTCCGGGTGCGCCGCTGCCGGACGTGCCCTACGCCGGCTGGGCGCGGCTGCTGGGTCTGCACGGGATCCGGGTCGACCGGCCCGAACTGGTCGGGGCGGCCTGGGACGAGGCGCTGGCCGCCGATCGGCCGACCGTGGTGGAGGCGGTGGTGGACCCGTCGGTGGCCCTGCACCCGCCCGAGCTTCCCTTCGCGCACCTGCGCGGTGCGCCGGCGGCGCCCGCCGAACCCGGCGACCGCGCGATGCGCGACGCGCTGCTGCGGGAGCGGGTCACCGCCACCGAGGACCTGAGCTGA